The proteins below are encoded in one region of Dioscorea cayenensis subsp. rotundata cultivar TDr96_F1 chromosome 18, TDr96_F1_v2_PseudoChromosome.rev07_lg8_w22 25.fasta, whole genome shotgun sequence:
- the LOC120282905 gene encoding glycine-rich domain-containing protein 1-like, whose protein sequence is MELESAFSETRKQWESSYGWSYWRAGATFKDYNPSPVLDSPYQPNTEIKNKITSPENNNYINLVQLKSVEVLLQVVEVKDIPETQQGNLFVAFAKHQDDSFLSGSYVLKIQSETEDQYVASFQCEATGDLVLTLIADSRCKFARSIEPIGKTSISIDKLAGSNSKLFLRDWLQLVGSHQSESTERDTNPISILVVISVSVPVLFLLHMFFT, encoded by the exons ATGGAACTTGAATCTGCATTTTCAGAAACAAGAAAGCAGTGGGAGTCTTCATATGGTTGGAGTTACTGGAGAGCAGGAGCAACGTTTAAAGATTACAATCCATCTCCTGTGCTGGATTCTCCCTATCAACCTAATACTGAGATCAAGAACAAGATTACATCGCCGGAGAATAACAATTACATTAATCTTGTCCAATTGAAGTCTGTGGAG GTTCTTTTGCAGGTTGTGGAGGTAAAAGACATACCAGAAACTCAACAGGGAAACCTTTTTGTGGCTTTTGCCAAACATCAGGATGATTCCTTCTTGAGTGGTAGCTATGTCTTGAAAATTCAGTCTGAAACTGAAGACCAATATGTTGCTTCTTTCCAATGTGAAGCTACAGGGGATCTGGTTTTGACTCTTATAGCTGATTCAAGATGCAAGTTTGCAAGATCTATTGAACCTATTGGAAAAACATCAATTTCAATTGACAAATTGGCTGGTTCAAATTCTAAACTGTTTCTACGGGATTGGCTTCAATTGGTAGGAAGTCATCAATCTGAATCTACAGAGAGAGACACAAATCCAATTTCCATTCTTGTTGTTATCTCTGTTTCTGTTCCTGTTCTGTTCCTGCTCCATATGTTTTTTACATGA
- the LOC120282906 gene encoding glycine-rich domain-containing protein 2-like, whose protein sequence is MIPENYWTHFIHGHGNEIISLKIRDSTSEMGEHDKTNKREVIGMTKLNRKERVLAEFEDNAWSLKDSNLVLILDKKIGEGGDIFEIKGDKQIKLFLGKKLEYEPENNNINIDKEYITAVEFSADHPAGKALALLGIKSGIMKVNERRFALPAVVLALIISEFFENEGFDTFYLNETAKVLDNYGVMARCKSSIDVQGCRPSLDDMVAGNGCRKAKILTSLADYRGQV, encoded by the exons ATGATTCCTGAAAATTATTGGACTCACTTCATTCATGGACATGGCAATGAAATCATCAGTCTGAAGATAAg GGATTCAACTTCAGAAATGGGAGAGCATGACAAgacaaacaaaagagaagtcATTGGGATGACAAAGTTAAACAGAAAAGAGAGAGTATTAGCAGAATTTGAAGACAATGCATGGTCCTTAAAAGATAGCAACCTTGTTCTTATCCTCGACAAAAAGATCGGTGAAGGTGGGGATATTTTTGAGATTAAAGGTGATAAGCAG ATTAAACTCTTCCTGGGTAAAAAGTTGGAATATGAACcagaaaacaacaacattaacaTTGACAAGGAGTATATCACAGCTGTGGAGTTCTCTGCTGATCATCCAGCTGGAAAAGCCTTGGCTTTGCTTGGTATCAAATCAGGGATTATGAAGGTCAATGAACGACGGTTTGCACTGCCAGCAGTAGTGTTGGCACTCATTATCTCAGAATTTTTTGAGAATGAAGGATTTGATACTTTCTACCTGAATGAAACTGCAAAAGTGCTTGATAATTATGGAGTCATGGCAAGGTGCAAGTCAAGCATAGATGTGCAAGGATGCAGGCCAAGTCTAGATGATATGGTTGCTGGAAATGGATGTAGGAAAGCAAAGATCCTAACAAGTTTAGCAGATTATAGAGGGCAAGTGTAG